The following proteins come from a genomic window of Nocardiopsis sp. YSL2:
- a CDS encoding serine/threonine-protein kinase: MNPHPSSVTLPASATDLTSTDPARIGPYRPIKRLGSGGMGVVYAAQDPGGELVAVKLIHPEYASDAEFRARFAREVDLLRTVGGACAVPLLNADTEAERPWLVTPLIRGMTLSAYMRKFGALDERLLIGLAAGVAEALAQIHEAGIAHRDLKPANIVLSPDGPRVLDFGVARAVDQTALTRTGSVLGSPGWISPDHYRGAPPSTSDDIFAWGALVTYAATGRPPFGGGDPAAIAHRVISGEADMDGFSGPLADLAGRALAKEGEQRPTALELVTGVVAASHPGHSFAPVTSAEAAGGVTGALVDNNWEGVQAAPEREFAVTAVRKERNAGRILALAGAGVAALALIAGLGFGGVALARNWDALPIASWFSTDVAEGGEASGDGDAGEQRRPGPVGQEPTEDASPSESPSEEPSEDASEGEEDEDSGDGSGGEETTTTATVGAGVSAGGSRPSGEYVVAFQPSGGSGRFARLDGATVLCAWSFCQGSQSGEVGDGSAGTVSSSPQALTGYANAGNRTVLAEVTYTTDDDGTVTITRLVERHRASGSGSTPW; encoded by the coding sequence GACGCTTCCGGCGTCCGCCACCGACCTCACCTCCACCGACCCCGCCCGGATCGGCCCCTACCGGCCGATCAAGCGGCTGGGCTCGGGTGGCATGGGCGTCGTGTACGCCGCCCAGGACCCCGGGGGCGAGCTGGTCGCGGTCAAGCTCATCCACCCCGAGTACGCGTCCGACGCCGAGTTCCGGGCCCGGTTCGCCCGTGAGGTCGATCTGCTGCGCACGGTGGGCGGCGCGTGCGCCGTTCCACTGCTCAACGCGGACACCGAGGCCGAGCGGCCGTGGCTGGTTACCCCGCTGATCCGCGGCATGACGCTCAGCGCCTACATGCGCAAGTTCGGGGCCCTCGACGAACGGCTGCTGATCGGGCTGGCGGCGGGTGTGGCCGAGGCGCTCGCCCAGATCCACGAGGCGGGCATCGCGCACCGCGACCTCAAACCCGCCAACATCGTCCTGTCACCCGACGGACCGCGTGTCCTGGACTTCGGTGTGGCGCGGGCCGTGGACCAGACGGCGCTCACCCGCACCGGGTCGGTCCTGGGCTCGCCCGGGTGGATCAGTCCCGACCACTACCGGGGCGCCCCGCCCAGCACCTCCGACGACATCTTCGCCTGGGGCGCGCTCGTCACGTACGCGGCCACCGGGCGCCCGCCCTTCGGCGGCGGGGACCCGGCCGCGATCGCGCACCGGGTGATCAGCGGCGAGGCGGACATGGACGGGTTCTCCGGCCCGCTGGCCGACCTGGCCGGGCGCGCGCTCGCCAAGGAGGGGGAACAGCGGCCCACCGCTCTGGAGCTCGTCACCGGGGTCGTCGCCGCGAGCCACCCCGGGCACTCCTTCGCCCCGGTGACCTCCGCGGAGGCGGCGGGCGGCGTCACGGGCGCGCTGGTCGACAACAACTGGGAGGGCGTGCAGGCCGCCCCCGAGCGGGAGTTCGCCGTCACCGCGGTCCGCAAGGAGCGCAACGCAGGACGGATCCTGGCACTGGCGGGCGCGGGTGTGGCCGCACTGGCGCTGATCGCCGGTCTGGGCTTCGGCGGCGTGGCGCTGGCGCGCAACTGGGACGCCCTGCCGATCGCCTCCTGGTTCTCCACCGACGTGGCTGAGGGCGGTGAGGCGTCCGGTGACGGGGACGCGGGCGAGCAGCGCCGCCCCGGTCCGGTCGGCCAGGAGCCCACCGAGGACGCCTCACCGTCCGAGAGCCCCTCCGAGGAGCCTTCGGAGGACGCCTCGGAGGGAGAGGAGGACGAGGACTCCGGTGACGGTTCCGGCGGCGAGGAGACCACCACGACGGCCACCGTCGGCGCCGGGGTCAGCGCCGGCGGCTCGCGCCCCTCGGGCGAGTACGTGGTGGCCTTCCAGCCCTCGGGCGGATCGGGCCGGTTCGCGCGCCTGGACGGCGCCACCGTGCTGTGCGCGTGGAGCTTCTGCCAGGGGAGCCAGAGCGGTGAGGTCGGCGACGGCAGCGCCGGGACGGTGTCCTCCAGCCCGCAGGCCCTGACGGGCTACGCGAACGCGGGCAACCGCACGGTGCTGGCCGAGGTCACCTACACGACCGACGATGACGGCACCGTGACCATCACCCGCCTGGTCGAGCGGCACCGGGCCTCCGGCAGCGGCTCCACCCCCTGGTAA